A genomic stretch from Desulfurococcaceae archaeon MEX13E-LK6-19 includes:
- a CDS encoding 30S ribosomal protein S5 codes for MSMSAVDRAAIEEWVPRTRVGRMVKEGKITSLKEIFDRNLPLLEPEIVDYLLPDLKYERLDVSIVQKVTDAGRVSKFRVVVVVGNGDGFVGVGSGKARQYLVALQKAIRNAKLNITPVRRGCGSWECGCGRPHSVPFTIQGKAGSVRVILKPAPLGTGLVAGDVAKKVLRMAGIKDVWTETYGETRTTYNFAMAVLDALRNTYKFVTPYDWRK; via the coding sequence ATGAGTATGAGTGCTGTAGATAGAGCTGCTATCGAGGAATGGGTTCCTAGGACACGTGTTGGACGTATGGTGAAGGAAGGAAAGATAACGAGTCTCAAGGAGATATTTGATAGAAATCTCCCGCTTCTCGAGCCCGAAATTGTTGATTACCTTCTTCCCGATTTGAAGTATGAGAGACTAGATGTATCTATTGTCCAGAAAGTGACTGACGCTGGTAGGGTTTCTAAGTTCAGGGTTGTCGTAGTTGTTGGTAATGGAGATGGATTTGTTGGTGTAGGTTCTGGGAAAGCGAGGCAATACTTGGTTGCTTTACAGAAAGCGATTAGAAATGCTAAACTGAATATAACGCCAGTGAGGAGAGGTTGTGGAAGCTGGGAGTGTGGTTGCGGTAGACCACACAGTGTCCCATTTACTATTCAAGGGAAAGCCGGTAGTGTTAGAGTTATTCTTAAGCCAGCTCCTCTTGGCACGGGTCTAGTTGCTGGTGATGTTGCTAAGAAAGTTCTTAGAATGGCCGGTATCAAGGATGTTTGGACTGAGACCTATGGAGAGACTAGAACAACCTACAACTTCGCGATGGCTGTACTTGATGCTCTGAGGAACACCTATAAGTTCGTTACACCCTATGATTGGAGGAAGTAA
- a CDS encoding uL15 family ribosomal protein has protein sequence MVVRRRKKSRKLRGRTRTMGWGRIGQHRKSGSRGGFGLVGFHKHKWSWTVKYAPNWFGKHGFTQPPAIVAEINGINVGVLDEIAYELESKGIAEKENGKIVIDVTKLGFNKVLGRGRVTRPLKVITPAITESARKKIEEAGGEVVVLSESE, from the coding sequence ATGGTCGTCAGGAGGAGGAAGAAATCAAGGAAACTTCGTGGCAGAACACGTACAATGGGATGGGGTAGAATAGGCCAGCACAGGAAATCTGGTAGCAGAGGAGGCTTCGGTTTAGTTGGTTTCCACAAACATAAGTGGAGCTGGACAGTGAAATATGCGCCAAACTGGTTTGGTAAACATGGATTTACTCAGCCTCCAGCAATAGTGGCTGAAATAAACGGTATCAATGTAGGTGTTCTCGACGAGATAGCTTATGAACTCGAGTCTAAAGGTATTGCAGAAAAAGAGAACGGTAAAATAGTGATTGATGTAACGAAACTAGGCTTCAACAAGGTGCTTGGTAGAGGACGTGTAACAAGACCGTTGAAAGTAATAACACCAGCTATAACTGAAAGTGCTCGTAAGAAAATAGAAGAAGCTGGTGGTGAAGTAGTAGTTTTATCTGAAAGCGAGTGA
- a CDS encoding 50S ribosomal protein L30: MPLYAIIRIRGRVDVPPDIEYTLKLLRLHKKYHAVLYPSDLPGIQGMLQKIKDWATWGEIDRETLIELLRKRGRIIGDKPLTDEFVEKKLAIKGGIEGLADALLKGEVKYHKLKFVKPVFRLHPPRGGFKGSIKKPFNDGGELGYRGQAINELIKKML; the protein is encoded by the coding sequence ATGCCTTTATATGCCATAATAAGGATTAGGGGAAGAGTTGACGTACCTCCTGATATAGAGTATACATTGAAATTATTGAGGCTTCACAAGAAATATCATGCTGTGTTATATCCATCAGACTTACCCGGTATACAGGGAATGCTACAAAAAATAAAAGACTGGGCAACATGGGGAGAGATTGATAGAGAGACATTAATCGAGCTTCTACGTAAACGAGGTAGAATCATAGGCGATAAACCATTGACAGATGAGTTTGTAGAGAAAAAACTAGCAATCAAAGGTGGGATAGAGGGACTAGCCGACGCTCTTCTCAAAGGCGAAGTAAAGTATCATAAGCTAAAGTTTGTGAAACCTGTCTTTAGACTACATCCTCCTAGGGGAGGATTTAAAGGTAGTATAAAGAAGCCTTTTAATGATGGTGGCGAGTTAGGGTATAGAGGACAAGCAATAAATGAATTGATAAAGAAAATGCTCTAA
- a CDS encoding 50S ribosomal protein L14e produces the protein MPAIEVGRICVKLAGREAGRKCVIVDIIDDNFVLITGPKELTGVKRRRVNIKHIEPLDKVVNIKKGASDEEVLEAIKAAGLEEFMKEKVKPKLSIV, from the coding sequence ATGCCTGCCATAGAAGTAGGTAGAATATGTGTTAAACTAGCTGGACGTGAAGCTGGAAGGAAGTGTGTAATAGTTGATATAATTGACGACAATTTCGTTCTCATAACAGGTCCTAAGGAATTAACTGGTGTAAAAAGGAGGAGAGTTAATATAAAGCACATCGAGCCCTTGGATAAAGTGGTCAACATAAAGAAAGGTGCAAGCGATGAAGAAGTGCTAGAAGCAATTAAAGCAGCGGGATTAGAGGAATTTATGAAAGAAAAAGTGAAACCCAAGTTATCTATAGTCTAG
- a CDS encoding 50S ribosomal protein L18, which yields MARGPTYKVPRRRRREGKTNYYKRYRMILSGHLRFVVRKTLKHVIVQVIKAAPQGDITIAAAHSRELVKKYGWKAGLGNTPAAYLTGLLAALRAKKAGVTYAVPDIGLHAPTKGAKVFAAIKAANDVGLKVPVSDEVVPSEDRIRGVHIALWAKKLKEESPELFEKRFSLYLQRGFDPENIPEHFEEVKNKIINDYKDVLEKGGEGE from the coding sequence ATGGCTAGGGGGCCAACATACAAGGTACCTAGAAGAAGGCGGCGTGAAGGAAAAACCAATTACTATAAGAGATACAGAATGATACTTTCAGGCCACTTGAGATTCGTTGTAAGGAAGACGTTAAAGCATGTAATAGTACAGGTAATTAAAGCAGCGCCTCAAGGCGATATAACGATAGCGGCTGCACATAGCAGGGAGCTTGTGAAGAAGTATGGGTGGAAGGCTGGTTTAGGTAATACTCCTGCAGCATACTTGACAGGATTGCTTGCGGCTTTGCGAGCGAAAAAAGCTGGTGTAACTTATGCAGTTCCCGATATAGGTTTGCATGCCCCGACGAAAGGCGCGAAAGTATTTGCTGCAATAAAAGCAGCTAATGATGTTGGGTTAAAGGTACCGGTTTCAGACGAAGTTGTACCTTCAGAGGATAGAATTCGTGGTGTCCACATAGCTCTTTGGGCTAAGAAACTCAAGGAAGAATCCCCCGAACTGTTTGAGAAAAGATTTTCTCTCTATTTACAGAGAGGTTTTGATCCAGAGAATATTCCTGAGCATTTCGAGGAAGTTAAAAACAAGATTATAAACGACTATAAAGATGTTCTGGAGAAAGGGGGTGAAGGAGAATGA
- a CDS encoding AAA family ATPase — protein MVVIVVSGPPGSGKTTQAKMIAEKLGLRYHSAGSIFRAIAKERGMSLEELSILAARDPSIDIEIDRKSYEEAIKGNVVLDGHLTAWIVKDVADIKILVTAPLKVRVKRIALRDNKSVIEALKETIVREYMQYKRFIEYYGIDPTDYRIFDIVVNTENLGPNETFRVIMECIEKILKH, from the coding sequence TTGGTTGTAATTGTTGTTAGTGGCCCGCCTGGTAGTGGGAAAACTACACAAGCAAAAATGATTGCCGAAAAACTTGGATTAAGATACCATTCTGCGGGCTCAATATTTCGCGCTATAGCTAAAGAAAGGGGTATGTCACTCGAAGAATTGAGTATACTAGCGGCTAGGGATCCTAGTATTGATATAGAGATTGATAGAAAGAGTTATGAAGAAGCTATTAAGGGTAATGTTGTGCTTGATGGGCATCTGACAGCTTGGATTGTAAAAGATGTTGCAGACATAAAAATTCTTGTGACAGCGCCATTAAAAGTACGTGTTAAGAGAATTGCGCTAAGAGATAACAAGAGTGTTATAGAAGCATTAAAGGAGACTATTGTAAGAGAGTACATGCAGTACAAGAGGTTCATAGAATACTATGGAATAGATCCAACTGACTACAGGATATTTGATATTGTTGTAAACACGGAGAATTTAGGTCCCAACGAAACCTTTAGAGTTATAATGGAGTGTATAGAGAAAATTTTAAAGCATTAG
- a CDS encoding 50S ribosomal protein L34e: MPRPGLRTHSYRKVYRRTPGGRTVIHYEYRKPGIAKCAICGKPLNGVPRARPVELRNMAKTMKRPERPYGGYLCHRCLARLLKEAIRTT, encoded by the coding sequence ATGCCTAGGCCTGGATTGAGGACACATTCGTACAGGAAAGTGTATAGGCGAACACCAGGTGGGAGAACAGTAATTCACTACGAGTACAGAAAACCAGGTATTGCCAAGTGTGCTATTTGCGGTAAACCATTAAATGGTGTACCACGCGCCAGACCTGTTGAGTTAAGAAATATGGCAAAAACAATGAAGAGGCCTGAGAGACCATATGGTGGATATTTGTGTCATAGGTGTCTAGCAAGATTGTTGAAAGAAGCGATTAGAACCACGTAA
- the secY gene encoding preprotein translocase subunit SecY, with protein MGLLDAMAKIANYIPTVEKPAQKPGLYERLFWTALALVAYIVMANTPLYGIATAGQGPNLLMVEIIFASNRGTLMELGIGPIVTAGLIMQILAGAKLIDIDLSNPEDRKKFTAAQKTFALLLALFESVMYAAACRYWSFTGNPFTGCVASVYQRALVAIQLFLATYFVILLDEMIQKGWGLGSGVSLFILAGVSQRLLWKLLSPITIGDEPVGFIPYLVVALSTGNLGSIIMRPSGRGDLIGLVVTLVIIFILIYLQGMKVEIPVTSARLRSIKTRVPLKFLYVTNIPVLLVGILYSDILVFATLTRTYMGPSWVADILAKYDENGRLIGGIAYYLSPPGSLLTTLYDPIKAVVYAVSVIGLAVILGLMWVEVSGLNAASQAEQLISSGLEIPGIRRNPKILERILAKYITPLTILSSIIVAAIAVTADLLGAYGTGTGILLAVGIVQQYYMMIAYERSLEAYPALKRLIGEK; from the coding sequence ATGGGTCTCTTGGATGCTATGGCGAAAATTGCCAACTATATACCCACTGTCGAGAAACCAGCTCAAAAACCAGGACTCTATGAGCGTCTCTTCTGGACAGCTCTTGCTCTAGTAGCATATATTGTAATGGCTAACACGCCATTATACGGAATAGCTACAGCTGGACAAGGCCCTAATTTGCTCATGGTAGAAATAATATTTGCCTCGAATAGAGGTACATTAATGGAACTTGGTATAGGACCCATTGTAACAGCCGGTCTTATAATGCAGATTCTTGCAGGAGCTAAACTCATAGATATTGACTTGTCTAACCCCGAGGACCGTAAGAAGTTTACAGCAGCACAAAAGACCTTCGCGCTACTCCTAGCCCTATTCGAGTCAGTGATGTATGCAGCTGCCTGTAGATACTGGAGTTTCACCGGCAACCCGTTTACTGGCTGTGTCGCATCTGTATACCAGAGAGCTCTAGTGGCTATCCAGCTGTTTCTAGCAACATATTTCGTGATACTCTTGGACGAGATGATACAAAAAGGATGGGGTCTAGGAAGCGGTGTCAGTCTATTCATTCTTGCAGGCGTATCGCAGCGTTTACTTTGGAAGCTATTAAGCCCCATTACAATAGGTGATGAACCAGTTGGTTTCATACCATACCTTGTTGTTGCTTTGTCAACAGGCAACCTAGGAAGCATAATAATGAGACCTAGTGGCCGCGGAGACTTAATAGGCTTAGTTGTTACATTAGTGATAATATTCATACTGATATATCTACAGGGCATGAAAGTAGAGATACCAGTTACTTCAGCGAGACTAAGAAGCATAAAGACACGTGTGCCTCTGAAATTCCTCTATGTAACAAACATACCGGTTCTACTAGTTGGTATCCTGTACTCAGACATACTTGTATTCGCTACTTTGACAAGAACATACATGGGTCCGAGCTGGGTAGCAGATATACTAGCCAAGTATGATGAGAACGGTAGACTCATAGGAGGTATTGCTTACTACTTATCACCACCAGGAAGTCTCTTAACAACACTATATGACCCTATAAAAGCAGTAGTCTATGCAGTTAGTGTTATTGGTTTAGCAGTGATCTTAGGTCTCATGTGGGTTGAGGTTTCAGGATTAAACGCAGCCTCCCAAGCAGAGCAGCTAATAAGCTCAGGGCTGGAAATCCCGGGTATACGTAGGAATCCGAAGATACTCGAGAGAATACTTGCTAAATATATAACACCTCTTACAATACTTAGCTCGATAATTGTTGCAGCAATTGCTGTGACGGCTGATCTTCTTGGTGCCTATGGAACAGGTACTGGTATACTGTTGGCTGTAGGTATAGTCCAGCAGTACTACATGATGATAGCATACGAGAGAAGCCTTGAAGCATATCCTGCACTAAAGAGGCTCATTGGAGAGAAGTAG